Proteins encoded within one genomic window of Fragaria vesca subsp. vesca linkage group LG1, FraVesHawaii_1.0, whole genome shotgun sequence:
- the LOC101312202 gene encoding cysteine proteinase RD21a-like yields the protein HHHLFGEKQTPTLPDLSLSLFLSLITFSSSTMSTSMTLTLFTLLFLSFTLSHASALRTDAEVRELYQNWLVKHQKVYNGIGEEETRFQIFKDNLKFVDEHNAENRSYKVGMNAFADLTNQEYRARFLGTRPDPKRRVMKAKNPSLRYVVLPDDKLPESVDWRALGAVNPIKNQGSCGSCWAFSTVAAVEGINKIATGELVSLSEQELVDCDRKYNAGCNGGLMDYAFEFIIKNGGMDTESDYPYKAVNQQCDASLENNKVVSIDGYEDVPAFNEEALKKAVAHQPVSVAIEAGGVALQLYDSGVFTGECGSALDHGVVAVGYGTENGVDYWLVRNSWGTNWGEGGYFKIERNVKSTYTGKCGIAMEASYPTKDSAQNPIQMVTSM from the exons CACCACCACCTCTTCGGAGAGAAACAAACCCCAACACTACCAGACCTCTCTCTCTCTCTCTTTCTCTCCCTGATCACCTTCTCCTCTTCAACTATGTCGACCTCCATGACCCTAACCCTCTTCACCCTCCTCTTCCTCTCCTTCACCCTCTCTCACGCCTCCGCCCTCCGCACCGATGCCGAGGTCCGGGAGCTCTACCAGAACTGGCTCGTCAAGCACCAGAAAGTCTACAACGGCATCGGAGAGGAGGAGACCAGGTTCCAGATCTTCAAGGACAACTTGAAGTTCGTCGATGAACACAACGCTGAGAACAGGTCGTACAAGGTTGGCATGAACGCCTTCGCCGACTTGACCAACCAGGAGTACCGTGCTAGGTTTCTCGGAACCCGCCCTGACCCTAAGAGGAGGGTCATGAAGGCCAAGAACCCTAGCCTCAGGTACGTTGTCCTCCCCGACGACAAGTTGCCGGAATCCGTCGACTGGAGAGCGTTGGGGGCTGTTAATCCGATCAAAAACCAAGGCAGCTGCG GAAGTTGCTGGGCATTTTCAACTGTGGCTGCAGTGGAAGGCATTAACAAGATAGCCACAGGAGAACTAGTCTCTCTTTCAGAGCAAGAGCTTGTTGACTGTGACAGGAAGTACAACGCTGGCTGCAACGGAGGCCTTATGGACTATGCTTTTGAGTTCATCATCAAAAACGGTGGCATGGACACTGAATCAGACTACCCTTACAAAGCAGTCAACCAACAGTGTGACGCTTCTTTG GAGAACAACAAGGTTGTTTCCATTGATGGTTACGAAGATGTTCCAGCTTTCAACGAGGAGGCTTTGAAGAAAGCTGTAGCACATCAACCTGTAAGTGTTGCCATTGAAGCTGGTGGCGTTGCTCTTCAGCTCTATGACTCG GGTGTGTTTACCGGTGAATGTGGATCAGCACTTGATCATGGTGTGGTTGCTGTTGGTTATGGCACTGAGAATGGTGTGGACTACTGGCTGGTGAGGAACTCATGGGGAACCAACTGGGGTGAGGGTGGATATTTCAAGATCGAGCGCAATGTGAAGAGCACATATACTGGCAAGTGTGGTATTGCCATGGAGGCTTCTTACCCGACCAAGGATAGTGCACAGAACCCAATCCAGATGGTCACCAGCATGTGA
- the LOC101310157 gene encoding translation machinery-associated protein 7-like yields the protein MSSKQGGKAKPLKQPKAVKKEYDEDDLAKLQKKKDEEKALKELKAKAQQKGTFGGTGLKKSGKK from the coding sequence ATGTCGTCCAAGCAAGGAGGAAAAGCAAAGCCATTGAAGCAACCCAAGGCGGTGAAGAAGGAGTACGACGAGGATGATTTGGCCAAGCTTCAGAAGAAGAAGGATGAGGAGAAGGCACTGAAGGAGCTCAAAGCCAAAGCCCAGCAGAAGGGGACCTTTGGAGGTACCGGCCTCAAGAAAAGTGGCAAGAAATAG